The sequence below is a genomic window from Spiroplasma gladiatoris.
AAAACAAAATAATAAAAACAATTATGAATCAAATTATAAAAATTTTGTAGAATGAACAAATTCAAATGATAACTATAAAAAATATTTAAAACTATTTGAATCTGAGTATCCAATGTTCAATTATAAATCTTCAAATGACTCAAGATTTACAGATTATTCATTGGGAGTAAGTTCTATACAAAGATATGGAGATTATAGTGTGTTTGGATTAAAAGGGGGAAAAACTTTAACTCCAACCGAACAATCTTATGCTGCTTTATCACAATCTTCTATAACAGATGCTTGAACAAGAAACGCTGTAAATGATGTTCTAAACAGAATCAATAGCACATTAACGACCATGATAACCATATTTTTAATGATCGTGATGCTAATTGGGCTTATAGTCATACTTTTAACTATTAATTCTGTTATCTTTAAAAATCAAAAAATAATTGCAATGATGAAAATACTTGGTTATAACAAAACATATATTATGAGATTATTTATCGGTATTTATGTACCCTCTGCTGTTTTTGGCTCATGCTTAGGGTTTTTAGCAGGATGATTCATTTTAAAATCAGCATTGCTATCAGCAACTGATTCAATATTACTGCCATACAATTTTTACATTTGATATCTTGTTGTTGGAGTTTTAGGAACTTTAGCACTATACTTACTAAGCGTTATTATAAGCTGATCTGCATTAAAAAAAGTAAATATGCTAATTGCAGTACAAGGAGGTTAAAATATGAAAACTTTATTAAAAATATTTACAGTTATTTCATTAGTAACAACACCTTCATTTACAATTGCATGTCAAGATAATAACTCATATGATGATATTGAAAGACCTGAACCTGAATTACCAATTCAAAAAATTGGATTTGAAAACGTTATAGTTGATGATATAGATATTCAAAAAATTTCTTATAATTATGATTTATATGAACAAATTATAAATAAATTAACTAAAGCTGGTTTTAAAATTAATAATTTAAATATAACTTTAAAAAAAATTGGTGTTGGAGTAATAAATAAAGATACAAGTGATTTATTTAGAAATGGAAAATATGAATGAACATTTTTAGATAAAAATAATGAAAATAACAAAATCACTGCAAGTATAATAATTAGAAACTCACAACATTTAGCAGATTTGTTTACAAATTTAAGCTTGGGTACAATTTATGATTCAAGGCCAAGATCGATATTAATTTCATTATTAACTAATAATTTAGGATTAATAAATATGATAAATTCTATAGCAGATCAATTAATAGATGAAAAAAAATTTATATACAATGAGGATAATACTAGTGCAAAAATTGAAGTAACAAAAGAAGATGATTTTCCAAAATTAAGCCAAGGTAAAGAAGGCATACCTAAAAAATTTTATGGAGTTATTAAAGTTGACTACAATGTTAAACCTTTTGATTATCAAAAGGTAGAAGATGATAAAAAAAGAGGAGTTAGTTTAGAAGAACTTTGAAAAAATATCAATGATTATGAGGAATCAAGTGATAAAAAATTTAACTATAATGTTGGAGTTATAAATCAACTTAACATTTACAGTTTTTTAATGACTTTAATTATTAATAACTTTAGTGATTATAAAAGTCAAATTTATTGACCAATTTTAATAAATGATATAGTTAGTGATGGTGATGAAGCGTTTAATTATAAACAATCTGATCAACAAGGAGCTATAAATGGCAAAGACTATATGGTTGAAATTAAATTTAAACCATATAGTAAAAGTTTACCAATAAATAATTTAAATGAAGAAATAGATAAAGTTTCTTACATTATTGATCAAAAAGAAAATGTTAAATTTTACTTTAGATATTTAAAAGAAATCAAATAAGGAGAAAAAATATGAAAAAATTAATTACATTGTTAGTAATAAGTACTTTTGTTGTATCAGCGTCATCAACTGTTATTGCTTGTCCAAAATCTACAGATAAAGAAAAAGAAGAAATTACAAATTTAGAGAGTTTAAAATATAAAGATTTACCAGCAGGTTATATGGTCGATGGAGTGTATGACTCAGAAAACTCAAACTTATTAAATAGTGATAAAGCTAATCAAAATAATAAATATAACATTAATGAAGAATCAATATTATTTTCATTAAATCAAATGAATAAATTAAATTTAACATTTGATGATGTAGAAATAAAATTAGAAGACTCAAAAACAATTTTTGATGGTGTTGGATTAACAGCAGAAGTAACTGCTAAAAGCGGCAGCTCTAAAGTAACAGGGAAGCAAACTTTAACTTTAAATAGTGCAGTTTCATTTTCTGGACTTTTAAGCAATAGAACTATAGATGATGTTTATTTAAAGCCAGAATCATATAAAAACATTGAAAGTCTTGTTAAAGAAGCAAATAATAAACAAGCATTAGCGGCTTTAGTTTTTGAAGCTATAGGTAATAAAAATCCAGCTTTAGAAGCTTTTGCTGGAATACTTGTTGAACAAGCAAAAAACATTCTATCTGAAGCTACAATTTCAATTAACAAGTTTACTATTTCAAAATCTCCCGAAAAAGGAGCTATCTTTAAAAAAGAAAAAAATATAGATTTTGAGATTAAATTTTTAGAAGATAACAGAACTATTATTAAATCTGACAATAATAGTTCTAAAACAAAAACTATGGAACTTACAAAATCAGCTTCTACTTTAGAAACTAAAAATAATTATCTACAGTTAAGAAAAGAAGTTTTTGAAAGTTTAGACGAAAGTACTAAAACTGCAATTGGTCAAGAAGAATTTTTAAACTTTTCTAAAGTAATTAAAATTAGTGAAAGTAAATTTCAAATTAATTTAGTACCAGGTTCTTCAAAAATGTACTCACATGATGCAAATTTATACATTATGTCAGAAAAATTTATGTTGTCAGGTGCTGCAAGTAACATTGTAGTAAATATAAAATAGCATTTTATATAATAAATTATTTAGTTAATAAAAATGGTGTAAAATAATTTTGAAAGGGGATAAACTCTTATGGGATTATTTACAAAAAATAAAAATTTAGAAGTATTCGCGCCAGTTGATGGTGAGATTATTGAACTTTCATCAGTTGAAGATGAAGTATTTGCAGAAGGTATGCTTGGTGATGGACTTGCTTTTGTACCAGCTAATGGTGATTTTTATGCACCAATCGATGGTAAATTAGTAACAGTTTTTCCATCAGGACACGCTTATGGAATTGCTAATAAAAATGGTGTAGAAATTTTATTACACATTGGAATAGATACAGTTTCATTAGAAGGTAAAGGTTTTGATGTTAAAGTTAAGCAAGATCAATCTGTGAAAGTAGGAGATTTACTTGTTAATGTTGATTTAAAAGAAGTTGCTTCAAAAGTACCATCAATTCAAACTCCGTTAATTTTTACAACAGATTCAATGAGTGGAAAGCAAATTGAAATTGTAAAAACAGGTAAAGTTGCTAAGGGAGATTTAATCGCTATTATTAAATAAAAGAAAAATGTTTATATAATATAAACATTTTTTTATTTTTATAGAGTAAAATAGTCTTAGATTATTTTTTTGGAGTGAGATTATGAAAAATAAACAAGATTATTATGAATTATTATCTGTTGATAAGAGTTTTTCTAAAAGCAAAATTATAAAAGCATATGAATCTTTAGCAAAAAAATATCATCCAGATAACAATTTAAATATTGAGAATGAGTTTTTAATGATAACTGAAGCTGCTATAGTTTTAACTGATAAAAAGAAAAAAAAGCTTTATGATGAAGGTGGTTTTGAAAAACTATACGGACAAGATTTACAAAACTATGCACCTCCAACATATAATGAAGCTTTAGAATTTTTACAAAACAAGAGACTAAGTAAAAATAATGAAATAAAAAATCAAAATTTCAAAGACTTTCAAGATAAATATTACGGTTTGTCAAATGAATTTAAATTTAATTCCCTAAATTGAAGAACAGATG
It includes:
- a CDS encoding PTS sugar transporter subunit IIA yields the protein MGLFTKNKNLEVFAPVDGEIIELSSVEDEVFAEGMLGDGLAFVPANGDFYAPIDGKLVTVFPSGHAYGIANKNGVEILLHIGIDTVSLEGKGFDVKVKQDQSVKVGDLLVNVDLKEVASKVPSIQTPLIFTTDSMSGKQIEIVKTGKVAKGDLIAIIK